In Bacteroidota bacterium, the sequence AAACCATAAGTCAAGGTTTATTGTTAGATGCACAGGAAAAAGCCGATTTGGTAGCATTCCTAAAAACCCTTACCGATGAGACATTAACCAAAGATTCTCGGTACTCAAGTCCGTTTTAACAGCATTTGCCAAAGCAATGCAAAAAATAAACATAAAAAATATGGTATGCCCCCGCTGCATAAGAGTAGTAAGCGAAGAGCTTACGAAGGCGGGGGCTGTTATAGGCGAGGTAACACTTGGCAGTGCCGAAATTCTGAACGACGATTTCGACACTGCTGCCCTTGCCGATGTATTGAAAGAAAACGGCTTTGAGCTGATTGAAGAAAAATCAGCCAAGCTGATAAATACCATAAAGTCGTTTGTTATCAGCCTTATCCGCTCAGGCTATCTGGAAGACCAAAAGCTGAAAGTATCCGTATTGCTTGAACAAGAGCTTGGTAAAGACTACAACTACCTTAGCCAGCTTTTCTCTCAAACCGAAAACACCACGTTAGAGAAATACATTATTGCCCAAAAAACCGAGCAGGTAAAAGAATGGCTGGTGTATGATGAACTGACCTTATCCGAAATGGCTTTTAAATTGGGGTATAGCAGTGTGGCACACCTTAGCTCGCAGTTTAAGCAAGTAACCGGCTTTACGCCCAGCACCTTTAAGCAACTCAAAAATCATCAGCGTAAAAGTTTAGACGAGGTGTAAATTTTGAAACATTCAGCCGGAATCCTGTAACACCCACCCCATTTTCCCACACCATCTTTGTATCGTAAAATTTAATACAAAAATGGCTGCAACAAACGGATTCACAAAAGTAACCCTACCCATACAAGGTATGGATAGTGAACATTGCGCCCTGATAATTGACAATACCCTTGCCAAAGAAAACGGGGTTATCTCACACAAAGTTGAGTTGAACAACGCACAAGCGATTGTTGAAATTGACGAGAAGAAAACAGGCATTGCCCACCTTGTAGCGGCAATACGTGACGTAGGCTACGATGTGCCTGCTATCAAAAAAACGTATCCGGTAACAGGTATGACTTGTGCCTCTTGCGCAGTTAGTGCCGAGAGCATCACCAAAGCCCTACCGGGTGTTATTAATGCATCGGCAAACTTTGCCAATACCTCACTGCAAGTTGAGTTTTTGCCTGATATTATCACTCCTGATAAAATAAAAGCTGCGCTGCAATCCATCGGCTATGATTTGCTGATTGACGAAACCAACAGCCGACAACTAAAAGAAGAGGCACATCAAAACTATTACCGCCAACTAAAGACCAAAACCATTTGGGCTTCTTTGCTTAGTCTCCCCGTAGTGGTAATAGGTATGCTGTTTATGGATATGCCTTTTGCCAACTATATAATGATGGTGCTTACCACCCCCGTTGTATTTTGGTTTGGCAGGCAGTTTTTTGCAAACGCCTATAAACAAGCCAAACACCGCTCGGCCAATATGGATACATTAGTGGCACTAAGCACGGGTATGGCCTATGCTTTTAGTGCTGCCGTTACGTTTTTCCCTACTTGGTTTCATCAGCAAGGCATACACAACCACGTGTATTTTGAAGCTGCCGCAGTAGTAGTGGCCTTTATTTTGGTGGGTAAGATGCTAGAAGAGAAAGCAAAATCTAACACCTCTACGGCACTAAAAAAACTGATAGGCTTGCAACCGCAAACCGTTACAGTAGTTCACGGCAACGGACATGAACAAGAAATAAAAATTGCGGAAGTAAAAGTAGGCGACGTATTAGTAGTGAAGCCGGGTGGAAAAATTCCTGTGGATGGTATTGTTACCGACGGACACTCTTTTATAGATGAAAGCACCATTAGCGGCGAACCTTTGCCTGTTGAAAAACACGAAGGTGCTAAAGTATTTGCAGGTACCATTAACCAAAAAGGCAGTTTGCGTTTCAAAGCTCAAAAAGTAGGCGGCGATACCATTCTTGCCCAAATAATTAAAATGGTGCAAGAAGCGCAAGGCAGCAAAGCCCCAGTGCAGCACTTGGTAGATAAAATAGCCAAAATATTTGTGCCCGTTGTAATAGTACTGGCCATTCTGAGCGGATTGGTGTGGTTGATTTTCGGGGGAGATAATGCCGTATCGCAAGCACTGTTGGCAGTTGTTACTGTTTTGGTAATAGCCTGTCCTTGTGCATTGGGATTAGCCACACCCACAGCCATTATGGTTGGCGTGGGTAAAGGTGCTGATGCGGGAATATTGATAAAAGATGCTGAAAGCCTTGAAACTGCCCACAAAGTAACCGCCATAGTGCTTGACAAAACCGGCACAATAACCGAGGGAAATACTACTGTTACCAATATTGAATGGACCGCTGATACTGATATAGCAACTCTTTCACCTGTATTGTATGCCATTGAAGCCAAAAGCGAGCATCCGCTGGCCGAAGCCGTTGTAAAATATCTTGACGGCAATGTTGCCAAGGCTGAACATCATCACATTCATGTTGAAAGTATTACAGGTATGGGGATACAAGCCCACGTAGCCAACCGTACTTATTATGTGGGTAGCAAAAAACTGCTTTCGGCCAAAAATATTGCGGTAAAAGAATCATTGCTCAATACGGCTAATGAGTG encodes:
- a CDS encoding helix-turn-helix transcriptional regulator, with amino-acid sequence MQKINIKNMVCPRCIRVVSEELTKAGAVIGEVTLGSAEILNDDFDTAALADVLKENGFELIEEKSAKLINTIKSFVISLIRSGYLEDQKLKVSVLLEQELGKDYNYLSQLFSQTENTTLEKYIIAQKTEQVKEWLVYDELTLSEMAFKLGYSSVAHLSSQFKQVTGFTPSTFKQLKNHQRKSLDEV
- a CDS encoding heavy metal translocating P-type ATPase; the encoded protein is MAATNGFTKVTLPIQGMDSEHCALIIDNTLAKENGVISHKVELNNAQAIVEIDEKKTGIAHLVAAIRDVGYDVPAIKKTYPVTGMTCASCAVSAESITKALPGVINASANFANTSLQVEFLPDIITPDKIKAALQSIGYDLLIDETNSRQLKEEAHQNYYRQLKTKTIWASLLSLPVVVIGMLFMDMPFANYIMMVLTTPVVFWFGRQFFANAYKQAKHRSANMDTLVALSTGMAYAFSAAVTFFPTWFHQQGIHNHVYFEAAAVVVAFILVGKMLEEKAKSNTSTALKKLIGLQPQTVTVVHGNGHEQEIKIAEVKVGDVLVVKPGGKIPVDGIVTDGHSFIDESTISGEPLPVEKHEGAKVFAGTINQKGSLRFKAQKVGGDTILAQIIKMVQEAQGSKAPVQHLVDKIAKIFVPVVIVLAILSGLVWLIFGGDNAVSQALLAVVTVLVIACPCALGLATPTAIMVGVGKGADAGILIKDAESLETAHKVTAIVLDKTGTITEGNTTVTNIEWTADTDIATLSPVLYAIEAKSEHPLAEAVVKYLDGNVAKAEHHHIHVESITGMGIQAHVANRTYYVGSKKLLSAKNIAVKESLLNTANEWQQKAKTVFYFADETAVLAAIAVADVIKPTSVTAVQQLQSMGVEVYMLTGDNENTAKAVAAHAGIQHYKAEVMPQDKHDFIKQLQQQGKIVAMVGDGINDTQALAQADVSIAMGKGSDIAIDVAKMTIISSDLTKIPQALKLSKLTVTAIKQNLFWAFIYNIIGIPVAAGVLYPAFGFLLNPMIAGAAMALSSVSVVSNSLRLKFKNTEK